From Cataglyphis hispanica isolate Lineage 1 chromosome 19, ULB_Chis1_1.0, whole genome shotgun sequence, one genomic window encodes:
- the LOC126856561 gene encoding integrator complex subunit 9 isoform X2, producing the protein MLALPFITEGTGFKGIIYATEPTLQIGRFFMEELVEFIEQTPKATMAKHWKEMLHMLPPPLADVIKPKSWRHIYSTSAVNSALSHIQMVGYDQKLDIYGALTVTPISSGYCLGSSNWLISCDHEKVAFVSGSSTLTTHPRPMEQATLKHANMLILTGLTQTPTANPDTMLGELCMTVAVTLRAGGCVLIPCYPSGVVYDLFECLSTHLDKSGFTQVPLFFISPVAETSLAYSNILAEWLSTNKQNKVYLPEEPFPHAFLVKNARLKHYTSTYAEGFSNDYRQPCVVFCGHPSLRFGDAVHFVQLWGNNPLHTVIFTEPDFPYLDALAPFQPLAMKAVHCPIDTSLNFTQANKLIRDLKPEHLVIPEVYTQPPLTALHRTDLVIESVGEKPLITFKRGEVIKLPLKRKKGRVFIEPELASNIIPNEVRPGLSLASVTGELEVKDNVYIIKNIEDRLSGKRKVPSGSPAPVKEEVLKERKHEYGILDPQELLQKLNQEGIQGAKLQHSPTSTSIHLQDEDTLIQIGDNSTHIFCNGDQKIRKRLRTIIMQCLKRF; encoded by the exons ATGCTTGCATTGCCATTTATAACGGAAGGCACAGGTTTCAAAG GTATAATATATGCCACCGAGCCAACGTTGCAAATTGGACGATTTTTTATGGAAGAATTAGTGGAATTTATCGAGCAAACCCCGAAAGCGACAATGGCCAAACATTGGAAGGAAATGTTGCATATGTTGCCACCTCCATTGGCAGATGTTATTAAACCAAAATCTTGGAGACATATCTATTCCACATCGGCCGTGAATTCGGCATTATCACATATCCAGATGGTTGGATATGATCAAAAGCTG gATATATATGGCGCTCTAACGGTTACGCCAATCAGTTCGGGTTATTGCTTAGGTAGTAGCAACTGGCTGATATCCTGCGACCATGAGAAGGTTGCTTTCGTTAGCGGTTCATCCACATTAACTACTCATCCAAGACCTATGGAACAAGCCACATTGAAACATGCTAATATGCTGATATTAACAGGCTTAACACAAACACCGACTGCTAATCCGGACACGATGCTTGGAGAATTATGTATGACTGTTG ctgTGACTCTTAGGGCCGGAGGATGCGTTCTGATACCTTGCTATCCTTCTGGCGTCGTGTATGATTTATTCGAATGCTTAAGCACACACTTGGACAAGTCAGGCTTCACACAGGTGCctctatttttcatttcaccAGTGGCAGAAACGTCCTTGGCTTATTCAAACATCTTGGCCGAATG GCTGTCGACAAATAAGCAAAACAAAGTTTATCTTCCAGAAGAACCGTTCCCACACGCTTTTCTCGTGAAGAACGCGCGATTGAAGCATTATACATCCACATACGCCGAGGGATTCAGCAACGACTATCGACAACCGTGCGTCGTTTTCTGTGGCCATCCCAGTCTTCGATTCGGTGACGCCGTACACTTTGTGCAGTTATGGGGCAACAATCCCCTACACACTGTCATTTTTACTG AGCCAGACTTCCCGTATTTGGATGCCCTCGCTCCGTTTCAACCATTGGCTATGAAAGCGGTGCATTGCCCCATCGATACCTCCCTCAATTTTACTCAGGCTAATAAACTTATACGGGACTTGAAGCCGGAGCATCTAGTTATTCCAGAGGTTTATACACAACCTCCTTTAACTGCACTGCATAGAACGGATCTCGTCATCGAATCAGTTGGa GAAAAACccttaattacatttaaacgTGGGGAAGTGATAAAACTGCCGTTGAAGCGAAAGAAGGGTCGCGTGTTTATCGAGCCGGAATTAGCTAGTAACATCATTCCGAATGAAGTACGACCTGGCTTGAGTCTCGCTTCCGTTACTGGAGAGCTCGAAGTTAAGGATAACGTGTATATCATAAAG AATATAGAAGATAGACTGAGTGGAAAAAGGAAGGTACCGTCAGGTTCGCCCGCGCCCGTCAAGGAAGAAGTGTTAAAGGAGCGGAAACATGAATACGGGATTCTTGATCCACAGGAGTTATTACAGAAGCTCAATCAAGAGGGTATTCAAGGTGCCAAGTTACAACACAGTCCTACCTCCACGAGTATTCATTTG CAAGACGAAGACACTCTTATTCAGATTGGTGACAACTCCACACACATTTTCTGCAATGGTGATCAAAAGATCCGTAAACGTCTCAGGACTATAATAATGCAGTGTCTGAAAAGATTTTGA
- the LOC126856572 gene encoding FUN14 domain-containing protein 1 isoform X1, whose product MPIKMNVFRSGMRKLGKRTKMSTPAAKKNKEDANKEAYSIDTSKEVRSVLEKIMGDVSKSSATKQILIGTTSGWVTGFVTMKVGKVAACAVGGGIIMLQIAAHQGYIKINWDKITRKAEKITDKMEEKITGEGPKFMDKVERYVDKKLDKAEQLLKQGEKRTRRWYHAFMGDDIFEPKEIHFFLVSFVAGVALGIATAN is encoded by the exons ATGCCGATCAAGATGAATGTCTTTCGCTCAGGAATGAGAAAACTCGGCAAACG TACCAAGATGAGTACACCTgcagctaaaaaaaataaagaagatgcAAACAAAGAAGCTTACAGTATAGATACCTCAAAGGAAGTGAGATCTGTTTTAGAGAAGATCATGGGTGATGTGAGCAAATCATCAGCAACTAAACAGATTCTTATTGGTACTACATCAGGAtg ggTAACTGGATTTGTCACCATGAAGGTTGGGAAGGTAGCAGCATGTGCAGTCGGTGGTGGAATTATCATGTTGCAAATAGCCGCGCATCAAGgttatattaagattaattggGACAAGATTACGAGAAAAGCTGAGAAAATAACAGATAAGATGGAAGAAAAGATAACTGGCGAGGGACCAAAATTCATGGATAAg GTCGAAAGATACGTCGATAAGAAGCTGGATAAAGCCGAACAATTGCTGAAACAAGGAGAAAAACGTACGCGACGCTGGTACCATGCTTTTATGGGTGATGATATCTTTGAACCAAAGGAAATCCATTTTTTCCTAGTTTCATTCGTGGCGGGAGTCGCACTTGGTATTGCCACTGCTAACTAG
- the LOC126856572 gene encoding FUN14 domain-containing protein 1 isoform X2: MSTPAAKKNKEDANKEAYSIDTSKEVRSVLEKIMGDVSKSSATKQILIGTTSGWVTGFVTMKVGKVAACAVGGGIIMLQIAAHQGYIKINWDKITRKAEKITDKMEEKITGEGPKFMDKVERYVDKKLDKAEQLLKQGEKRTRRWYHAFMGDDIFEPKEIHFFLVSFVAGVALGIATAN; this comes from the exons ATGAGTACACCTgcagctaaaaaaaataaagaagatgcAAACAAAGAAGCTTACAGTATAGATACCTCAAAGGAAGTGAGATCTGTTTTAGAGAAGATCATGGGTGATGTGAGCAAATCATCAGCAACTAAACAGATTCTTATTGGTACTACATCAGGAtg ggTAACTGGATTTGTCACCATGAAGGTTGGGAAGGTAGCAGCATGTGCAGTCGGTGGTGGAATTATCATGTTGCAAATAGCCGCGCATCAAGgttatattaagattaattggGACAAGATTACGAGAAAAGCTGAGAAAATAACAGATAAGATGGAAGAAAAGATAACTGGCGAGGGACCAAAATTCATGGATAAg GTCGAAAGATACGTCGATAAGAAGCTGGATAAAGCCGAACAATTGCTGAAACAAGGAGAAAAACGTACGCGACGCTGGTACCATGCTTTTATGGGTGATGATATCTTTGAACCAAAGGAAATCCATTTTTTCCTAGTTTCATTCGTGGCGGGAGTCGCACTTGGTATTGCCACTGCTAACTAG
- the LOC126856561 gene encoding integrator complex subunit 9 isoform X1, with amino-acid sequence MKLYCLSSEPTKPCLVLSFKGITMMLDCGLNMQSILHFMPLPMVPSSKFNALPTWFPRDNQQDWQVEGELKECCGRVFVDSVPEFSPPLEKIIDFSEIDAILISNYTCMLALPFITEGTGFKGIIYATEPTLQIGRFFMEELVEFIEQTPKATMAKHWKEMLHMLPPPLADVIKPKSWRHIYSTSAVNSALSHIQMVGYDQKLDIYGALTVTPISSGYCLGSSNWLISCDHEKVAFVSGSSTLTTHPRPMEQATLKHANMLILTGLTQTPTANPDTMLGELCMTVAVTLRAGGCVLIPCYPSGVVYDLFECLSTHLDKSGFTQVPLFFISPVAETSLAYSNILAEWLSTNKQNKVYLPEEPFPHAFLVKNARLKHYTSTYAEGFSNDYRQPCVVFCGHPSLRFGDAVHFVQLWGNNPLHTVIFTEPDFPYLDALAPFQPLAMKAVHCPIDTSLNFTQANKLIRDLKPEHLVIPEVYTQPPLTALHRTDLVIESVGEKPLITFKRGEVIKLPLKRKKGRVFIEPELASNIIPNEVRPGLSLASVTGELEVKDNVYIIKNIEDRLSGKRKVPSGSPAPVKEEVLKERKHEYGILDPQELLQKLNQEGIQGAKLQHSPTSTSIHLQDEDTLIQIGDNSTHIFCNGDQKIRKRLRTIIMQCLKRF; translated from the exons ATGAAACTG tattgCCTATCGAGTGAACCAACAAAGCCATGCTTGGTCTTAAGCTTCAAAGGAATCACGATGATGTTGGATTGTGGTTTAAACATGCaatctattttacattttatgccCTTGCCAATGGTTCCTAGTAGCAAATTTAATGCCTTGCCGACATGGTTCCCTCGTGATAATCAGCAAGATTGGCAAGTCGAAGGA gaactaaAGGAATGTTGTGGTAGAGTGTTTGTGGATTCGGTTCCGGAATTTTCCCCTCCtctggaaaaaataattgatttctctGAGATCGATGCTATTCTAATATCCAACTATACCTGTATGCTTGCATTGCCATTTATAACGGAAGGCACAGGTTTCAAAG GTATAATATATGCCACCGAGCCAACGTTGCAAATTGGACGATTTTTTATGGAAGAATTAGTGGAATTTATCGAGCAAACCCCGAAAGCGACAATGGCCAAACATTGGAAGGAAATGTTGCATATGTTGCCACCTCCATTGGCAGATGTTATTAAACCAAAATCTTGGAGACATATCTATTCCACATCGGCCGTGAATTCGGCATTATCACATATCCAGATGGTTGGATATGATCAAAAGCTG gATATATATGGCGCTCTAACGGTTACGCCAATCAGTTCGGGTTATTGCTTAGGTAGTAGCAACTGGCTGATATCCTGCGACCATGAGAAGGTTGCTTTCGTTAGCGGTTCATCCACATTAACTACTCATCCAAGACCTATGGAACAAGCCACATTGAAACATGCTAATATGCTGATATTAACAGGCTTAACACAAACACCGACTGCTAATCCGGACACGATGCTTGGAGAATTATGTATGACTGTTG ctgTGACTCTTAGGGCCGGAGGATGCGTTCTGATACCTTGCTATCCTTCTGGCGTCGTGTATGATTTATTCGAATGCTTAAGCACACACTTGGACAAGTCAGGCTTCACACAGGTGCctctatttttcatttcaccAGTGGCAGAAACGTCCTTGGCTTATTCAAACATCTTGGCCGAATG GCTGTCGACAAATAAGCAAAACAAAGTTTATCTTCCAGAAGAACCGTTCCCACACGCTTTTCTCGTGAAGAACGCGCGATTGAAGCATTATACATCCACATACGCCGAGGGATTCAGCAACGACTATCGACAACCGTGCGTCGTTTTCTGTGGCCATCCCAGTCTTCGATTCGGTGACGCCGTACACTTTGTGCAGTTATGGGGCAACAATCCCCTACACACTGTCATTTTTACTG AGCCAGACTTCCCGTATTTGGATGCCCTCGCTCCGTTTCAACCATTGGCTATGAAAGCGGTGCATTGCCCCATCGATACCTCCCTCAATTTTACTCAGGCTAATAAACTTATACGGGACTTGAAGCCGGAGCATCTAGTTATTCCAGAGGTTTATACACAACCTCCTTTAACTGCACTGCATAGAACGGATCTCGTCATCGAATCAGTTGGa GAAAAACccttaattacatttaaacgTGGGGAAGTGATAAAACTGCCGTTGAAGCGAAAGAAGGGTCGCGTGTTTATCGAGCCGGAATTAGCTAGTAACATCATTCCGAATGAAGTACGACCTGGCTTGAGTCTCGCTTCCGTTACTGGAGAGCTCGAAGTTAAGGATAACGTGTATATCATAAAG AATATAGAAGATAGACTGAGTGGAAAAAGGAAGGTACCGTCAGGTTCGCCCGCGCCCGTCAAGGAAGAAGTGTTAAAGGAGCGGAAACATGAATACGGGATTCTTGATCCACAGGAGTTATTACAGAAGCTCAATCAAGAGGGTATTCAAGGTGCCAAGTTACAACACAGTCCTACCTCCACGAGTATTCATTTG CAAGACGAAGACACTCTTATTCAGATTGGTGACAACTCCACACACATTTTCTGCAATGGTGATCAAAAGATCCGTAAACGTCTCAGGACTATAATAATGCAGTGTCTGAAAAGATTTTGA
- the LOC126856572 gene encoding FUN14 domain-containing protein 2 isoform X3, with protein MPIKMNVFRSGMRKLGKRTKMSTPAAKKNKEDANKEAYSIDTSKEVRSVLEKIMGDVSKSSATKQILIGTTSGWVTGFVTMKVGKVAACAVGGGIIMLQIAAHQGYIKINWDKITRKAEKITDKMEEKITGEGPKFMDKVGKLWKKNSYIATSFLGGFIIGLSW; from the exons ATGCCGATCAAGATGAATGTCTTTCGCTCAGGAATGAGAAAACTCGGCAAACG TACCAAGATGAGTACACCTgcagctaaaaaaaataaagaagatgcAAACAAAGAAGCTTACAGTATAGATACCTCAAAGGAAGTGAGATCTGTTTTAGAGAAGATCATGGGTGATGTGAGCAAATCATCAGCAACTAAACAGATTCTTATTGGTACTACATCAGGAtg ggTAACTGGATTTGTCACCATGAAGGTTGGGAAGGTAGCAGCATGTGCAGTCGGTGGTGGAATTATCATGTTGCAAATAGCCGCGCATCAAGgttatattaagattaattggGACAAGATTACGAGAAAAGCTGAGAAAATAACAGATAAGATGGAAGAAAAGATAACTGGCGAGGGACCAAAATTCATGGATAAg GTAGGGAAACTATGGAAGAAGAACTCGTACATTGCGACAAGTTTTCTCGGTGGTTTCATTATTGGTCTATCTTGGTGA
- the LOC126856571 gene encoding metallo-beta-lactamase domain-containing protein 1, which produces MLEVIVLFDGYSTKLPNGRMDANCTCTLIKGTKLIIVDTMTAWDRVKIIRALAQHNIEPENIDYVVCTHSHADHIGNNNLFTNATHIIGLSVQQGTIFYEDPRISNEGYTLCPGVKVIATPGHTAEDVTVLVETIKDGEKMLFAITGDLFEAEDDILEPSIWKLLGMPELVKTQSVMRSHIINLADFIIPGHGPMFRVSHTMREIVKNQIIK; this is translated from the exons atgctCGAAGTTATCGTTCTATTTGATGGATATTCTACGAAGTTGCCCAATGGAAGGATGGACGCAAATTGTACGTGCACTTTAATAAAAGGCACCAAATTAATCATCGTCGATACTATGACAGCTTGGGatcgtgtaaaaataatacgag cCCTTGCACAGCACAATATTGAGCCAGAGAATATCGATTATGTTGTATGCACTCACAGCCATGCAGATCATATAGggaataacaatttattcacAAATGCAACACATATTATAGGCTTGTCTGTTCAGCAGGGTACTATATTCTATGAGGATCCACGAATTTCAAATG AAGGTTACACACTCTGTCCAGGCGTTAAAGTTATAGCCACACCAGGACATACAGCTGAAGATGTCACTGTTCTGGTGGAAACGATAAAGGATGGAGAGAAGATGCTTTTTGCTATTACAG GAGACTTATTTGAAGCAGAAGATGATATTTTAGAACCATCTATCTGGAAATTACTAGGCATGCCAGAATTGGTAAAGACTCAATCTGTTATGCGTTCTCACATAATAAATCTCGCGGATTTTATAATACCTGGGCATGGTCCAATGTTTCGTGTTTCACATACTATGAGGGAAATTGTCAAAaaccaaataataaaataa